The following are encoded together in the Pectobacterium punjabense genome:
- a CDS encoding membrane-bound O-acyltransferase, with product MYSSGMFFFLLFSSALLFALVNRAFSYRLTYLSAFSVLAVLGWGYIFQGDYFVPVAVFLSFYILVTLKEKGWLKTWQAVSLTLLPLFLVKLHLNNHWGMIGLSFMTFRAIDVLLYRSKKDGQNFLHYFCYLFMPFIILAGPMYRWRTWLTDINKPVFIITREQFLVAMEQIFTGIIQKFLFAMLINNLVIESWSHRPFTVSVGVVMSLAYSAYLYFDFAGYSNMAIGAGRLFGLNIPANFNMPILAKNPQDFWRRFHISLSEWLRDVVFMPIYMNLMKLDFFRQNKTLAQNIGIFCTLFCMGAWNGLERHYVISGALFGAISVVHNMLQWSAKRSPALNNCLHHPVIVFIGRILTLTSAAASLYIFSGMSPL from the coding sequence ATGTACAGCTCCGGAATGTTTTTTTTCCTTCTGTTTTCATCAGCATTATTGTTTGCGCTGGTTAACCGCGCGTTCAGTTATCGGCTGACGTATTTATCCGCCTTTTCCGTCTTGGCGGTGCTGGGCTGGGGATATATTTTCCAGGGGGATTACTTTGTTCCTGTGGCGGTTTTCCTGAGTTTTTATATTCTCGTCACCTTAAAAGAAAAAGGCTGGCTAAAAACCTGGCAGGCGGTCAGCCTGACGTTGCTCCCGCTGTTTTTAGTGAAATTACACCTTAACAATCACTGGGGCATGATTGGTCTGTCTTTTATGACCTTCCGCGCCATTGATGTTCTGCTTTATCGCAGCAAAAAAGACGGCCAGAATTTCCTGCATTACTTCTGCTATCTGTTTATGCCATTCATTATTCTGGCCGGTCCAATGTATCGCTGGCGGACATGGCTTACTGATATTAATAAACCGGTCTTTATTATTACCCGTGAGCAGTTTTTAGTGGCTATGGAGCAAATATTTACCGGTATTATTCAGAAGTTCTTATTCGCCATGCTGATCAATAATCTGGTGATTGAGTCGTGGAGCCATCGTCCGTTTACAGTAAGCGTTGGCGTGGTGATGTCGTTGGCCTACAGCGCCTATCTCTATTTTGATTTTGCCGGCTACAGCAATATGGCTATTGGGGCAGGGCGCTTATTTGGCCTGAATATCCCAGCGAACTTCAATATGCCCATTTTGGCGAAAAACCCGCAGGATTTCTGGCGGCGCTTCCATATCAGCCTGTCTGAATGGCTGAGGGACGTGGTCTTTATGCCGATTTATATGAATCTGATGAAGCTCGATTTTTTCCGACAGAACAAAACGCTGGCGCAGAATATCGGCATTTTCTGCACCCTGTTTTGCATGGGGGCATGGAACGGGCTTGAACGACACTATGTTATTAGCGGCGCGCTGTTTGGTGCCATTTCCGTTGTTCATAACATGTTGCAGTGGTCTGCCAAACGTAGTCCGGCTTTGAATAATTGTCTACATCATCCGGTTATTGTGTTCATCGGTCGAATTCTGACGCTGACAAGCGCTGCGGCCTCCCTCTACATCTTTAGCGGAATGTCTCCTCTATGA
- a CDS encoding efflux RND transporter permease subunit, with protein sequence MPQFFINRPVFAWVIAVFIVLFGMIAIPKLPIARYPSVAPPSVNIYATYPGSTPETMNNNVVSLIERELSSVKNLLYFESSSDTTGQATITVTFKPGTDPDLAQVDVQNRIKIVEPRLPQVVRQNGLNVEASSSGFLMIIGLSSKHGQMSDSDLSDYFSRNMIEELRRIEGVGRVQLFGSEKAMRVWIDPVRLNQYSLTLNDISRAITAENAQISPGRTGDSPAVPGQQVTYPLLVKGQLSSPEEFGNITLRSNRDGSRVVLSDVARLELGPQSYTFSTRENGQISTGAAIQLAPGANAVRTADQIKLRLDDLSKAMPSGMQYTIPFDTTPFVKISIEKVVHTFIEAMVLVFLVMYLFLQNVRYTFIPAIVAPIALLGTFTVMLMSGFSINVLTMFGMVLAIGIIVDDAIVVVENVERIMDEEGLGPKEATQKAMKEITGAVIGITLVLSAVFIPMAMATGSVGAIYRQFTLSMAVSILISAFLALSLTPALCATLLKPIDKNAHEKRGFFGWFNRKFSAMTDRYENGVARMLRRAGRSLAVYVVLCLVLFLSMRSVPSSFLPEEDQGYFLTSIQLPSNATAERTLGVVKTFEDTVLGREGIETNLSIMGFSFSGSGPNSAMAFTTLKDWGERNGATAASESGHVLEALYGHPEAEIYSLMPPAIDELGNSSGFAMRLEDRAGKGYAALKEAKNQLLELAASSKVVQGVYVDGLPDGQVINLQIDRQKAFALGVPFDEISQTLSGAVGSLYVNDFPNADRMQQVIIQADAPYRMQPEDILKLYVRNGSGGMVPLSEFVQAKWENSPLQLVRYKGYQAIKITGSATAGYSSGDAIKEMERLAEQLPEGFAVEWTGLSLQEQQSASEAPMLMILSMLVVFLVLAALYESWAVPLSVLMVVPLGLLGAVLAVMMRDMSNDVFFKVGMITIIGLSAKNAILIVEFAKQLHESGKGLLESTIEAARMRLRPILMTSLAFTLGVVPLMIASGASAETQHAIGTGVFGGMVSGTILAIFFVPVFYFSVMKVVEKFTRNKA encoded by the coding sequence ATGCCGCAGTTTTTTATTAATCGCCCTGTTTTTGCCTGGGTTATTGCCGTGTTTATTGTGCTGTTCGGGATGATCGCCATCCCAAAACTGCCTATTGCTCGCTACCCCTCGGTGGCTCCACCCAGTGTCAATATCTACGCCACGTATCCGGGTTCTACGCCTGAGACGATGAACAACAACGTCGTGTCTTTAATCGAGCGTGAGCTGTCTTCGGTTAAAAACCTGCTCTATTTTGAATCATCCAGTGACACCACGGGACAGGCAACCATTACCGTCACCTTTAAACCCGGCACCGACCCCGACCTGGCTCAGGTTGACGTGCAAAACCGTATTAAAATCGTCGAGCCAAGACTGCCTCAGGTGGTACGACAAAATGGCCTCAATGTTGAAGCGTCATCCTCAGGCTTCCTGATGATTATTGGACTTTCCTCAAAGCACGGACAGATGTCGGACAGCGATTTAAGCGATTATTTCTCCCGTAATATGATTGAAGAATTACGCCGGATTGAAGGCGTTGGCCGCGTCCAGCTGTTTGGATCGGAAAAAGCGATGCGTGTGTGGATCGATCCGGTCAGGCTCAATCAATATAGCCTGACGCTGAACGATATCAGTCGGGCAATAACCGCAGAGAATGCTCAGATATCCCCCGGCCGCACGGGCGATTCTCCCGCAGTGCCAGGCCAGCAGGTCACCTATCCTTTACTGGTGAAAGGCCAGCTCAGTTCGCCTGAAGAATTTGGCAATATCACACTGAGGTCGAACCGGGACGGTTCACGAGTGGTACTTTCCGATGTTGCTCGTCTGGAGCTTGGACCACAAAGTTATACCTTTTCAACCCGAGAAAATGGACAGATTTCCACCGGTGCGGCGATTCAGCTTGCTCCGGGAGCGAATGCGGTCAGAACAGCGGATCAAATTAAGCTGCGTCTTGACGACCTGAGTAAAGCGATGCCCTCAGGCATGCAATACACTATTCCGTTTGATACCACTCCGTTCGTAAAAATTTCGATTGAGAAAGTCGTACACACGTTCATTGAGGCAATGGTGCTGGTGTTCCTGGTGATGTATCTGTTCTTACAGAATGTCAGGTACACCTTTATCCCCGCCATTGTTGCGCCCATCGCGTTGCTGGGTACTTTCACGGTCATGTTGATGTCGGGCTTTTCCATTAACGTGTTGACCATGTTCGGCATGGTTCTGGCGATAGGGATCATCGTGGATGATGCCATCGTGGTCGTGGAAAACGTTGAACGCATCATGGATGAAGAAGGATTAGGGCCGAAAGAAGCGACGCAGAAAGCGATGAAAGAGATAACCGGGGCAGTTATCGGCATCACGCTGGTGCTCAGCGCCGTGTTTATTCCCATGGCGATGGCAACGGGATCGGTCGGGGCCATATACCGGCAGTTCACTCTGTCGATGGCGGTTTCGATACTGATTTCCGCTTTCCTTGCGCTTAGCCTGACACCCGCGCTGTGCGCCACGCTACTGAAACCGATAGATAAAAATGCCCATGAGAAGCGCGGCTTTTTCGGCTGGTTCAACCGCAAATTCTCGGCGATGACCGACCGTTACGAAAATGGCGTTGCCCGAATGCTGAGGCGAGCAGGAAGGTCGTTGGCTGTCTATGTGGTGCTGTGCCTCGTCCTGTTCTTATCGATGAGAAGCGTGCCCTCTTCCTTCCTGCCAGAAGAAGATCAGGGGTATTTCCTAACCTCAATTCAGCTGCCTTCGAATGCCACGGCGGAGCGAACCTTAGGCGTGGTGAAAACGTTTGAAGATACCGTGCTGGGCAGAGAAGGCATCGAAACCAACCTGTCCATCATGGGATTCAGTTTCTCCGGTTCGGGGCCTAACTCCGCGATGGCATTTACCACGCTAAAAGACTGGGGTGAGCGTAATGGTGCGACCGCAGCGTCCGAATCCGGCCATGTGTTAGAGGCTTTATATGGCCACCCTGAAGCTGAAATCTACAGCCTGATGCCCCCTGCGATTGACGAACTCGGAAATTCTTCCGGCTTTGCCATGCGTCTTGAAGACCGAGCGGGTAAAGGGTATGCCGCGCTTAAAGAGGCTAAAAATCAGCTCCTGGAGCTGGCAGCGAGCAGCAAGGTCGTTCAGGGTGTCTACGTTGACGGTTTGCCCGACGGCCAAGTGATTAACCTGCAAATCGACCGTCAGAAAGCCTTCGCGTTAGGTGTGCCATTTGATGAAATCAGCCAGACGTTATCCGGGGCCGTAGGGTCTTTGTATGTCAATGATTTCCCTAACGCTGACCGTATGCAGCAAGTCATCATTCAGGCAGATGCCCCGTACCGTATGCAGCCAGAGGACATTCTCAAGCTGTATGTACGTAATGGCAGTGGTGGAATGGTTCCGCTTTCCGAGTTTGTCCAGGCTAAATGGGAAAATTCACCGCTGCAATTGGTGCGTTATAAAGGCTATCAGGCCATTAAGATTACCGGTAGTGCAACGGCAGGCTATTCAAGCGGGGACGCCATAAAAGAGATGGAGCGACTGGCAGAACAATTGCCGGAAGGATTTGCCGTTGAATGGACGGGTCTGTCATTGCAGGAGCAGCAGTCTGCTTCCGAAGCACCGATGCTGATGATTCTGTCAATGCTGGTCGTGTTCCTGGTGCTGGCGGCGCTTTATGAAAGCTGGGCCGTTCCACTGTCCGTACTGATGGTTGTGCCGTTGGGCCTGTTAGGCGCAGTGCTGGCTGTCATGATGAGAGATATGTCGAACGATGTCTTCTTTAAGGTTGGGATGATTACCATCATTGGCCTGTCGGCAAAGAACGCGATCCTCATCGTAGAGTTTGCCAAACAACTGCATGAGAGCGGCAAAGGTTTGCTTGAGTCTACGATTGAAGCGGCGCGGATGCGTCTGCGGCCTATTCTAATGACTTCTCTGGCGTTTACCCTAGGCGTAGTGCCCCTGATGATTGCCAGCGGAGCCAGCGCAGAAACACAGCATGCCATCGGTACGGGCGTATTTGGTGGTATGGTCAGCGGAACGATACTGGCAATATTCTTCGTCCCTGTCTTTTACTTCTCAGTCATGAAAGTGGTCGAGAAATTTACCCGCAATAAGGCTTAA
- a CDS encoding acyl carrier protein: MEQEILALFEKILSRKVGFNDELIESDILDSILAVDLVLEVQDVYGCVIPPTEVATVLKTPAELARYIEENRG; this comes from the coding sequence ATGGAACAAGAAATACTTGCGCTGTTTGAAAAGATCTTATCCCGTAAAGTGGGCTTTAACGATGAACTGATTGAGTCTGATATTCTCGACTCGATTCTGGCGGTCGATCTGGTGCTGGAAGTGCAGGACGTTTACGGCTGCGTGATCCCACCAACCGAAGTTGCTACCGTTCTGAAGACCCCAGCAGAATTGGCTCGCTACATTGAAGAGAACCGCGGCTAA
- a CDS encoding AMP-binding protein codes for MNLHSELQELQDFLRAALLEPANPTQLAISGSDEAMTWQQLSVAVTDWSHRYQQCRRPAGSPVVLYGHQQAEFAVAIYSCLLHNIPYIPVDCIYPQERLKEICHLANAPYYYDVATRQFIATGEAGQALVEQDLAYIMFTSGSTGKPKGVQIGRESLWHFMKWVREDFSLPDIPVLMNHAVFSFDLSLIPLLANLATGGHIVLNAKEDIAAENWLDRLKDNGVSVWVSTPSFAYQKLLSPQFNSEYLPELNVFVFIGEVLNKALVKQLRRRFPHAKILNSYGPTEATVATTVIEITDDILHSDNDLLPVGAMMPDSRMEITAEGELIIWGKNVMRGYLGLAQENAEKLLHRESEAFRGYRTGDLGYENGLLYCQGRNDSQIKLNGYRIEINEIENRLLAISDISEAVVLPLMKSGGGVLRIAAFCVTNLAPEAIKTSLSKVIPPYMVPSQIIIKDALPLNPNGKIDRKLLDTHARTI; via the coding sequence ATGAACCTTCACTCAGAACTTCAGGAACTACAAGATTTCCTGCGTGCGGCATTACTCGAGCCCGCTAACCCAACTCAGTTGGCGATTAGCGGCAGCGATGAAGCGATGACCTGGCAACAGCTTTCCGTCGCTGTCACTGACTGGTCGCATCGCTATCAGCAATGCCGGCGGCCCGCAGGTTCGCCTGTTGTGTTATATGGGCATCAGCAGGCGGAATTCGCCGTGGCGATCTATAGCTGCCTGCTGCATAACATTCCGTATATCCCGGTGGACTGCATCTATCCGCAGGAGCGGCTCAAGGAGATTTGCCACCTGGCGAACGCCCCTTACTACTACGATGTCGCGACCAGGCAGTTTATTGCGACGGGTGAGGCTGGTCAGGCGCTGGTTGAGCAGGATCTCGCCTATATCATGTTCACTTCCGGCAGCACCGGGAAGCCGAAAGGGGTGCAGATTGGGCGTGAAAGCCTGTGGCACTTCATGAAATGGGTGCGTGAGGACTTCTCGCTACCAGACATACCGGTGCTGATGAACCATGCGGTGTTCAGCTTCGATCTCTCCTTGATTCCGCTGCTGGCGAACCTGGCAACCGGAGGGCACATCGTTCTGAATGCGAAAGAGGATATTGCCGCCGAAAACTGGCTCGATCGCCTGAAAGACAACGGCGTTTCCGTCTGGGTTTCAACGCCATCTTTCGCCTACCAGAAGCTGCTTTCCCCCCAGTTCAACAGTGAATATCTACCTGAACTTAACGTCTTTGTATTTATTGGCGAAGTACTCAATAAAGCGTTGGTAAAACAATTACGTCGCCGCTTTCCGCACGCCAAAATCCTCAACTCTTATGGCCCAACGGAAGCGACTGTCGCTACCACCGTTATCGAAATCACCGATGACATTCTGCACAGCGACAACGATCTGCTGCCTGTCGGCGCGATGATGCCGGACTCCAGAATGGAAATTACCGCTGAAGGTGAGTTGATTATCTGGGGCAAAAACGTGATGCGTGGCTACCTCGGGCTCGCGCAGGAGAACGCTGAGAAATTGTTGCACCGGGAAAGTGAAGCATTTCGAGGCTATAGAACCGGCGACCTGGGCTATGAGAACGGGTTGTTGTACTGTCAGGGTCGTAATGACAGCCAGATCAAACTCAATGGTTACCGTATTGAAATCAACGAAATTGAAAACCGCCTGCTGGCGATATCCGACATCAGCGAAGCGGTTGTCCTGCCGTTGATGAAATCGGGCGGTGGCGTGCTGCGTATTGCAGCATTCTGCGTGACGAACTTAGCACCAGAAGCGATTAAAACCTCGCTCTCTAAGGTGATTCCACCCTATATGGTGCCTTCCCAAATCATTATAAAAGATGCGTTGCCGCTGAATCCTAACGGCAAAATCGATCGTAAACTGCTGGATACTCATGCCCGCACGATTTAA
- a CDS encoding DUF1852 domain-containing protein, whose protein sequence is MNKDFTFTIKSICFDENYNPSENTRITTNFANLARGEKRQENLRNTLVMIDNRFNSLAHWDNPKSDRYSVELEIISVEIDIEGNGDTFPAIEILKTNIVDKKTNERIEGIVGNNFSSYVRDYDFSVLLPEHNKSHPGFSTPDNFGELHGKLFKCFTNSIYYKNNFNKQPVICLSVSSKNTYHRTGNQHPVLGIEYQQNESSLTDHYFEKMGLQARYFMPENSVAPLAFYFSGDLLSDYTNLELISTISTMETFQKIYRPEIYNANSAAGHTYQPNLNHQDHSLTKIVYDRVERSQLAIEQGKFTEEQFIKPYKNILEQWSAHYAL, encoded by the coding sequence ATGAACAAAGATTTTACATTTACCATTAAAAGCATTTGTTTCGATGAAAATTATAACCCTTCAGAAAATACGCGCATCACGACCAACTTTGCTAACCTGGCCAGAGGAGAGAAGCGCCAGGAGAACTTACGCAACACGTTAGTGATGATTGACAATCGTTTCAATTCTCTGGCGCATTGGGATAACCCCAAAAGCGATCGTTACTCTGTCGAACTTGAAATCATTTCCGTCGAGATTGATATTGAAGGCAATGGCGACACCTTCCCGGCAATTGAGATATTGAAAACCAATATTGTCGATAAAAAAACAAACGAACGCATTGAAGGCATTGTAGGGAATAACTTTTCTTCTTACGTGCGAGATTATGATTTTAGCGTATTACTGCCAGAACATAATAAGAGTCACCCCGGATTTAGCACGCCAGATAATTTTGGCGAGTTGCATGGTAAATTATTTAAATGTTTCACAAATTCAATTTATTACAAAAATAACTTTAATAAACAACCCGTTATATGCTTGAGCGTTTCAAGTAAAAACACCTATCATCGGACGGGGAATCAGCATCCTGTGCTGGGCATCGAATACCAGCAAAATGAGTCTTCCTTGACCGATCATTATTTCGAAAAAATGGGATTACAGGCTCGCTACTTTATGCCTGAAAATAGTGTCGCACCTTTAGCTTTCTATTTTTCTGGTGATTTACTGAGCGATTACACGAATCTTGAGCTTATCAGTACCATCAGCACGATGGAGACTTTCCAAAAGATTTATCGACCTGAGATTTACAATGCTAACTCGGCGGCAGGGCATACTTATCAACCCAATCTGAATCATCAGGATCATTCATTAACAAAAATTGTTTATGATCGGGTAGAACGTAGTCAGTTGGCGATTGAGCAAGGGAAGTTTACTGAAGAGCAATTCATCAAACCATACAAGAATATTCTTGAACAATGGTCTGCTCACTACGCGCTTTGA
- a CDS encoding helix-turn-helix domain-containing protein: protein MASVYTYHQGIIDELIRWIVQQHDKPVTTAIVAERAGFSLWYMQRVFKQRTGITLGKYIKDVKLGKAVLELIKGNEPVIITALQSGYESQQTFTRAIKNYTGLTPGEIKRLPDEQKMNLLERVLHRRCE, encoded by the coding sequence ATGGCATCAGTCTATACTTACCATCAGGGCATTATTGATGAACTGATCCGTTGGATAGTGCAACAACACGACAAACCCGTCACAACCGCTATTGTTGCGGAACGCGCAGGTTTTTCTCTCTGGTATATGCAGAGAGTGTTTAAACAGCGGACAGGTATTACACTGGGAAAATATATAAAAGATGTCAAACTTGGCAAGGCAGTGCTTGAGTTAATTAAAGGGAATGAACCGGTTATTATTACGGCTCTTCAGAGCGGTTATGAATCCCAACAAACCTTTACCCGTGCGATAAAAAACTATACGGGCTTAACTCCAGGGGAGATTAAGCGGCTGCCTGACGAGCAAAAGATGAACTTGCTTGAACGGGTACTACATCGGCGTTGCGAGTGA
- a CDS encoding methionine synthase — protein sequence MKRLLPTSTAGSLPKPSWLAEPEKLWSPWKLQNEELIDGKKDALSLSLFDQLRAGIDIVSDGEQTRQHFVTTFIEHLSGVDFEKREVVKIRNRYDASVPTVVGAVARQKPVFVEDAKFLRQLTKQPIKWALPGPMTMIDTLYDNHYKSREKLAWEFAKILNQEAKELEAAGVDIIQFDEPAFNVFFEEVNDWGIAALERAIEGLKCETAVHICYGYGIKANTDWKKTLGSEWRQYEEAFPKLQTSNIDIISLECHNSHVPMDLLELIRGKKVMVGAIDVATNAVETPEDVANTLRKALQFVDADKLYPSTNCGMAPLSRRVATGKLNALSAGADIVRRELSAK from the coding sequence ATGAAAAGATTGCTACCGACTTCGACTGCGGGCAGTTTGCCCAAACCGTCCTGGCTCGCAGAGCCAGAGAAACTGTGGTCCCCCTGGAAATTACAAAACGAAGAGTTAATTGACGGGAAAAAAGACGCCCTGAGTTTATCGCTGTTTGATCAACTGCGCGCAGGTATTGATATTGTCAGCGATGGTGAGCAAACGCGCCAACACTTTGTCACAACGTTCATTGAGCACCTTAGCGGCGTGGATTTTGAGAAACGTGAAGTCGTTAAAATTCGTAATCGCTATGATGCGAGCGTACCGACTGTTGTCGGTGCGGTGGCGCGTCAAAAACCCGTTTTTGTTGAAGATGCCAAATTCTTACGTCAGCTCACCAAGCAACCGATTAAATGGGCTCTGCCAGGGCCAATGACGATGATCGATACGCTGTATGATAACCACTATAAAAGCCGCGAAAAACTGGCTTGGGAATTCGCCAAAATTCTCAATCAGGAAGCTAAAGAATTAGAAGCCGCGGGTGTGGATATTATTCAGTTCGATGAGCCAGCCTTTAATGTCTTTTTTGAAGAGGTGAATGATTGGGGTATCGCCGCGTTAGAAAGGGCGATTGAAGGGCTGAAATGTGAGACGGCGGTACACATTTGCTACGGGTACGGCATCAAAGCCAATACCGATTGGAAAAAGACGCTGGGATCAGAGTGGCGGCAATATGAAGAAGCGTTTCCTAAACTGCAAACGTCCAATATCGATATCATCTCGCTGGAATGCCACAACTCGCATGTTCCCATGGACCTGCTTGAGCTGATTCGCGGTAAAAAAGTGATGGTTGGAGCCATTGACGTGGCAACCAATGCCGTCGAGACACCGGAAGACGTCGCCAATACGCTACGCAAAGCACTTCAGTTTGTCGATGCCGACAAGCTCTACCCTTCAACCAACTGTGGTATGGCTCCTTTATCTCGTCGGGTAGCGACAGGCAAGCTCAATGCGTTAAGTGCAGGCGCAGACATCGTCCGAAGAGAACTCTCGGCTAAATAA
- a CDS encoding LysR family transcriptional regulator, translating to MLKENVNDLISFLVVARERSFTKAAAKLGLSQSALSHSIRGLEERLGVRLLTRTTRSVAPTEAGEKLAHSLGPRFADIESELVALGDMRERPAGNIRITAGEHAVDSILWPVLKPFLANYPDIHVDITVDDALTDSAFGRFDADIRLGEQVAKDMIAVRIAPEMSMAVVGSPNYFARNSAPTTPQDLQQHRCINMRLPTMCGIYAWEFEKNGRAIKVRVEGQLTMNSLRQRIDAAQIGLGLAYVPEDSVREDIASGRLIRVLTEWCPLFPGYYLYYPSRKQHTTAFSLFVEVLRYPR from the coding sequence ATGTTAAAAGAAAACGTTAATGACCTCATTTCGTTCCTTGTGGTGGCAAGAGAACGCAGTTTTACCAAAGCGGCGGCGAAGCTCGGGCTTTCCCAGTCGGCGCTGAGCCATTCGATTCGCGGCCTTGAAGAGCGGCTTGGCGTACGGTTGCTGACCCGTACCACGCGCAGCGTCGCGCCGACGGAAGCGGGGGAGAAACTGGCGCATAGCCTTGGCCCGCGTTTCGCGGATATCGAAAGTGAACTGGTTGCGCTGGGTGATATGCGCGAGCGGCCTGCGGGGAATATCCGTATCACGGCGGGAGAGCACGCGGTTGATTCGATATTATGGCCAGTGTTAAAGCCATTTTTAGCGAACTATCCCGATATTCACGTCGACATCACGGTGGATGATGCCTTAACGGATAGTGCTTTTGGTCGCTTTGATGCGGATATTCGTCTGGGTGAGCAGGTGGCAAAAGACATGATCGCTGTGCGTATTGCACCGGAAATGAGTATGGCGGTGGTCGGTTCCCCGAACTATTTCGCGCGCAATTCTGCCCCCACGACGCCACAAGATTTACAGCAGCATCGCTGTATTAACATGCGTCTGCCGACAATGTGCGGCATCTACGCGTGGGAGTTTGAAAAAAACGGGCGAGCCATCAAGGTGCGTGTTGAAGGGCAGTTGACGATGAATAGCCTGCGCCAGCGAATTGACGCCGCGCAAATCGGGCTCGGCCTAGCCTATGTGCCGGAAGATTCAGTGCGTGAGGATATTGCCAGCGGACGCCTGATTCGGGTGCTGACAGAATGGTGCCCGCTGTTTCCGGGCTACTATCTTTATTATCCCAGCCGCAAGCAGCATACCACCGCCTTTTCACTGTTTGTGGAAGTGCTGCGCTATCCGCGTTAG
- a CDS encoding D-alanyl-lipoteichoic acid biosynthesis protein DltD gives MKIKNTLCLHILMATLAILFLSAHPLATSVDPALTFQPLINTMEGTQKEQKEKIATISHALQGNGIFFLGASEVSTSEDEHYAVYNYFNNQLHRPVVAYGDSYIDSVTHFLLLSRFKNDLNANSKVVLLLAPDSFYSDGIPPAIFANNFPASIFNPLMKDDQTRSFLVNYLQHIDKEEISHLTFGQMKIYGWDPQIIWQEVSYQFANFCELIKSDWLAMLRIVPQPAQPWPNPPASHVAPDWDRELAQAHELNKSRQQSADTLWMDKSVFADDQTREEWDDAPIVPAQMEALSATIKLLKARNVQFVVIVDPINPWAIKNSEKFQPVDSQIRSMLEENQVRYFDMYAQPYQNGWNWDRLHPTEPAWVAMDQFIAESFK, from the coding sequence ATGAAAATAAAAAATACTCTCTGTCTACATATCCTGATGGCTACTCTCGCTATCCTGTTTCTTAGCGCTCACCCGCTAGCGACTAGCGTTGATCCGGCGTTAACATTTCAACCGCTGATTAACACCATGGAAGGAACGCAGAAAGAACAAAAGGAAAAAATAGCGACTATTTCTCATGCTTTACAGGGAAATGGGATTTTCTTTCTTGGTGCATCCGAAGTCTCTACTTCTGAAGACGAACATTACGCAGTCTATAACTATTTTAATAACCAACTGCATCGCCCCGTTGTGGCCTATGGCGATAGTTATATCGATAGCGTCACGCATTTTTTACTGCTTTCGCGTTTTAAAAATGATCTTAACGCGAACAGTAAAGTTGTTTTGCTGCTGGCACCCGATAGCTTTTATTCGGACGGTATTCCACCGGCAATTTTTGCCAACAATTTTCCGGCATCTATTTTCAATCCGTTGATGAAGGACGACCAGACGCGTTCCTTTCTGGTCAATTACTTACAACATATCGATAAAGAAGAGATAAGTCATCTGACTTTCGGCCAAATGAAAATCTATGGCTGGGACCCGCAAATTATCTGGCAGGAAGTGAGTTATCAATTTGCTAATTTCTGCGAGCTGATAAAAAGCGACTGGTTAGCGATGCTACGTATTGTCCCTCAGCCCGCGCAACCGTGGCCGAATCCACCAGCCTCCCATGTGGCTCCTGACTGGGATCGCGAACTGGCTCAGGCTCATGAGCTGAATAAGTCTCGTCAGCAAAGTGCAGATACGCTGTGGATGGATAAGTCTGTTTTTGCAGACGATCAAACGCGGGAAGAGTGGGATGACGCGCCGATTGTTCCTGCGCAAATGGAGGCGTTATCAGCGACGATCAAACTGCTAAAAGCGCGCAATGTGCAGTTTGTCGTCATTGTTGATCCGATCAATCCGTGGGCAATTAAAAATTCCGAAAAATTCCAGCCAGTCGATAGTCAGATCAGATCGATGTTGGAAGAAAATCAGGTTCGCTATTTTGATATGTATGCGCAGCCTTATCAGAATGGCTGGAATTGGGATCGCCTGCACCCAACCGAGCCGGCATGGGTCGCGATGGATCAATTTATTGCTGAGAGTTTTAAATGA
- a CDS encoding PTS lactose/cellobiose transporter subunit IIA has translation MDVETRMIELIVKSGETRSCAMEALRSARRGEWEHVDELLKMAAVALNRAQLIQTGFIGHQSKEKANLELIVVHAQDHLMNAMLCRELAEEIIELRKEVSGVNMHMR, from the coding sequence ATGGATGTAGAAACGCGGATGATTGAGCTTATTGTTAAATCTGGCGAAACACGTTCCTGCGCAATGGAAGCACTGAGATCCGCCCGCCGAGGCGAGTGGGAACACGTCGATGAACTATTAAAAATGGCGGCGGTAGCGCTGAACCGAGCGCAGTTGATCCAGACTGGATTTATTGGCCACCAGAGTAAGGAAAAAGCCAATCTTGAACTCATCGTGGTGCATGCACAGGATCACCTGATGAATGCGATGTTGTGCCGTGAACTGGCTGAAGAGATTATTGAACTGAGGAAAGAGGTCTCAGGCGTTAATATGCACATGCGCTAG